TTATCCAAAGTTCTGTCTAACACGAGAAGCCAAGCGGACATGTGGCCTTCCCATGTGAGTTTTGAAAATGGCAGAATACATGAAGGGTCCACACGGGCAGCCCACACAGGCATGTGCTTCCCGTGTCAAATTGACAGGCGAATTTCAGCATTACACAGATTTGATCGCATTAGTTTCAATGCAGTTTTTCGTAATCTTACATGTCTAGAATTGAAAAGTGGTCTTCATCAAATTTGTAAGGGACTTCCTAAGATATAATTCCAATGAATAGCTAAACTCCATATCAGGTTTCTACGGTTGAAAAAACTTGGATCAAAGTCCGTTTCTGTTTAGGTCAGTCTCAATATTTGGGCCTTATCTAGAGCTATAGAGGTCTAATTGAGGtgattaaaaattctaaaatgaaCCATTCTTCAGGAGCTACAACTTTTATGAAGAACATAAGCCTCAATTCGATTTTGAAGATGTCCTAAAATAGCTTGAAATATAAAGAATAGACAAAGATACATATTCAAGCTACAAAAAAGCTAAGGACGTCACACGGCCGTGTGGTCCCCGtgtcaatcataaaaatacactATCTAAAGGAAATTTTGAAAGAGCTGCATCATACTTTCATTTCTAGAGAGCAAAACACTGAGAAACTTCAtctctctttcatttttagggttttgattggTATTTTCTAAAGGAAGAACATTATTTCCTTCATTACTTTTGAAGATTGAGAATTCAAGACTGAAGATTTTCATTTCTACTCTTCCATGACtagtttgatattttattccCCTAATCTTTActtctttattataatatctaataactaattttcttaCTATTTGGGTTTTGATGAACCTTAATTTGTTTCGTATGGattgattcaaagttaatgcaattGATATTTTCCATGAGTTGTGtttttcctttgatttcttaattatatatttcaattgataagtcgatgtattgattgagatttattttcataaactgaTTAAAGATAACTTTTTATGAATCGATCACATCTTAGGGATTAAGAATTGATtgggatactagagatagatctatAAGATCATTTGGTTCAATAGTTCCTTAATCTTAATGCATGACCTAAGTGAGCGGATTTGAGAAGAGATTCCTCTCACTCATCTTAGGAATTATgggtttaatcacttgagaaaggtTTAAACCTAATTTTGTGGAATGCCAACTCAACTTTTGGTTTGAATTAATTACTGTTTGTGTCATAAAATACTTAACTTATTAGGGGGATTCACTACCTAAATAGGCTTTAACCTTGATAAGTTTAccaattgttttaaatttttattttcaatgttGTTTTATTGTTGAATATTACTACACCCAAACAACATTTTCATTGTTGAACATTAGTATATGATTGAAGGTAGTACTCACAATTAGGTCCCTAGTGGAATGAGACtcttatttatcattatattactTGATATATGATCGGTGCACTTTGCCTTGTGCGAATAGCtcccatcaagtttttagcgcCGTTGCTGGGGACTCTTTTCTATTgtgatattattagtaattcaaAAACTAGTGATTTAgcgttttttattttttattattatttgatttatctTGGTTGTGTTTGTGTTTATTGGAGGTACCTAAATCTATGTATGACCCGAGCTAGTTCAATAGAACTTTTTGCTTATGAACTAGAGTTGGAAAGAACTTTGAGGAAGCAGCAAAGAGAAGAACAAGAACGAGTTTTAGCTGAAACAGTGGAGGAGTTATATGATCAGAATCAAGAAGGAGACTTAAACCAAGTAGAGGAATAGTATAGAATGGCAACTCCACCTAGGGAGAGAACCATACAAGAGTATGCATGACCAACTCTTAATGGGGTTACATCGAGTATTGTGAGACCGAATGTTGTGGCAAACAACTTCGAGATCAAGCCCAACATTATTGAGATGGTGCAAAACAATTGCATGTTTGATGGTTTGCCAACGAGGATCCAAACATCCACTCGGATGATTTTCTAGAGATTTGCGATATCTTCAAGATTAATGGGGTATCAGATGATGGTATTCAGTTGAGACTATTCCCATTCTCATTAAGGGATAAGCCAAAGAAGTGGTTAAAATTATTTCCAGCTGGCACATTTACGAGCTAGAATCAGCTGGCTAAGAAATTCTTTGAGAGATACTTTCCACCTTCTAAGACGGCCAAGTTGAGGAATGATATAGCAGAGTTTCTTCAGCAAGAGAATGAGCTCTATAGGATTACTGGGAATGTTTCAAGGATTTACTGAGGAGCTGTCCATACCATGTTTTACCTTTATGGCTACAAATTTAGACATTCTTTAATAGACTGAATTACGCAAGTAAACAATCTATTAATGCTGCAACAGGTGGATCATTAAACCATAAGACTCCTAAGCAATCTATGGATCTTATTAAGGATATGGCAGTGACGAACTATTAGTGGCAAAATCTAAGAGAGCAGGTTTGAGTCAAGGGGAATGGAATCCATGCGGTAGACCCTATAGTAGTTATGAATGCACAACTAGAGGCCATGCGCAGGAAGATGGATGCTTTGACTATGTCTTCATTTGGACGACAAGCACAAGTTATGACTTGTGATTGGTGTGGGGGTGGTCATCAAAGTCAAGATTGCCAAAATTGGCAATACTTTTACTGAGCCAAAGCAGATTGATTATGTGGGTAGTGCTTCGGGTAAACAGAACAATCCTTATAGCAATACTTATAATTTgggatggagaaatcatctgAATTTCTCTTGAGGGAATCAAAATCAACAAACACCTCCACCACTAGGATTTCAACAGCAAAACTAGCAACAGGCTCCTCCTAGATGGAGTAATTTAGAGGAGATGATGGAGAAATTAATCTCAACTTTTGAATTAAGGTTTCAATCTACATAAACTGCTCTTAGGAACCAACAAGCTTCGATTCACAACTTAGAGAATCCAGTGGAGCAGATTGTAAAGCTCTTGAGTGAAAGGCCCCAAGGAGGCTTGCGTAGCAACACAGAGACAAATCCTAAGGAGCAACTTAAGGTCATTACCTTGAGAAGTGGAAAACAATTGGTAATGAAAAGAAAGCaagcagaaaagaaatttgatgtTGTTAAAGAGGTATTTGAAGGAGAGAAGGGTGTAGAGGCTAAAGTGGAAGAAAAAGTAGAAGCAACACTAAAGCCTACCCTTTCTCTGAAGGAGTATAAACCAGGGGTGCCTTATCCAGCTGATCTTCTAAAGGACAAATTGGATGCATAATTGGGTAAGTTTCTTGAactctttaaataatttcatattaacaTACCTTTTGTAGAAGCTCTATCGCAGATGCCCAAGTATACTAAGTTCTTTAAGGAACTCCTCTCTAACAAGAGGAAGTATTAATGGTGCAACTTTCAAAAAAGAGTTCAACGATAATTTAAAAGAGATTACCAATGAAGCTAAAAGACccagggagtttcactattccttattttattggtAACCTAAATGTTAATAATGCATTGGCTGATTTAGGGGCTAGCATTAGTGTTATgccttataaattatttaagaaatcaGGACTAGGAGAACCGAAACCAATACTCATGAGTGTTCAGCTAGCTGATAAATCTTTTGTATACTCTAGGGGTGTCATTGAAGATGTGTTGgtaaattttcaaaagtttatttttcctgtAGATTTTGTGATCATGGATATGGATGAGGATGTTGATGTTTCCCTTATCCTTGGCAGACCCTTTCTTGCTACAACTAGAGCCATTATTGTTGTTCATGATGGTAAGCTGATTCTTAGGGTAGAGGATGAACAATTGACTTTTCAACCCCCCAATAGTATGAAACATCCACTTGCACTGAATGATATGGATTCTAGTGATGATATGATAGAGCATGAAACTGTCAATTTAATTTCATCTATTGTTGCTAAAGATCCTCATGAGTTTTGTCTTGTATAGAAACAGGAAAAATTGGAAACATCAAAAGCTGTTGAGCAGTTAGTTTATCTAGAGGCTGGGAAATTGATAAAGAAGTGGAGATTTAAAGTTGTTGAGATGCCcaacaaagaaagaatgaaGCCTCCTATTAAAGACCTACCAACTTTGAAGTTGAAGCAGTTCCCATCTCATTTAGAATATGCatatttggtggagatgatTAAGCTCCTTGATGCGGGTTGATGGAGATGGTGGTATGGAGGACTGAACCtccattttattcaagcaTTTGAGCTGgacttttattttgatttgtttatatatcttttatattatttttagatgattatacttaattaGGATATTTgtagttttctattttttgtgtttttattttttcttattattggaTGACTGCATATGCTATaacctttatttttattcttaattattcGATAGATAAATAGATGACTTGTGAATTATAATGGATTTTggattcataaaaaataaaaatcattcgGTTCAGGGAAGTCACTTCCTCGTTTTGTTTTAGTATATGTTATATATGCTAAACACATTGGGGACAATGTATCGATTAAGTGTGGGATAAGGGTTTTTATTGTCTGTTACCTATTTGTGATTGATTTTCTATAAGCTTATtgagtttaataaattacttgttatgattttttctctctctaatttATAGGttcaaaataatgaatttggtTAGTTGTTTATTGAATTGGATTTAGTTGATTTGGCTTTGAATTGTGAATTGAACTTGGTATCCATGCTAGGGTTTTTGATTCATATGTTCGTATTGTTTTTATATCTTGAAACTTTAGTTATGTTTATGAGCATTAAgttttcaaatttctcttaattttatcGAGTAGACACATCCAATACCCTTTTGtactcttttattcttttgagtTTTCAAAAAAATGAATGTAAAAAATACAATGCTAAGAGTTTTTCGCTATATTCCACTATTCTCAAAAGGGATTGAGGATTGATTGagatactagagatagatctacaagatcCTTTGGTTCAATAGTTCCTCAATCTTAGTGCTTGACCTAAGTGAGTGGGTTTGAGAAGAAATTCCTCTCACTCTTAGGAATTAggggtttaatcacttgagaaaggtTGTGGAATGCTAACTCAACTCTTGGTTTGAGTTAATTGTTGTTTGTTTCATGAAATACTTAACTTATTAGGGGGATTCACTATCTAAATAGGCTTTAACCTTGATAAGTTtaccaatttttttaaatttttaatttcaatattattttatttttaaatattagtacACCCAAATAACATTTTCATTGCTAAAATATTAGTATATGATTGAAGGTAGTACTCATAATTAGGTCCCCAATGAAACGATACTcttattcattattatattacttGATACGATTGGTGCACTTTGCCGTGTGCAGATAGTGCGCATCTAAAGACCTAAGGAAGATCCCTTACGGATGTTCTTATAAGTAAGCTTCTAACTCATGAGATCTCTCTTGTAAGGAATGAAGTTGATAGAGATAGTGGAAAGAAGAAAGCCCTAACAATCAAGGCTAGCATAAGAGCTCAAGATGCAATTGATATCCcaagtgatgatgatgatcaagGGGAAGCACTAAGTGAGAGTGATAATGTGGTTCTCATCACCAAGCACACaaagaggatacttgaagccaaaAGGGGAAGAAGCAACAAGCCCTTTACTAGCAAGAAATCCTTCTCCAATCAAGAATAAGTAAGGATAATAAGGAGAAAGTCACTTCCTACGAATGTGGGAAGCAAGGGCATATCAAACTAGATTATCCTAAGTACTTGAAGAGGAAGAAGggagataaagaaaagaaaaagggtttGAAGGCCACTTGTAGTGATGCATCTTCATCCTCTAACAGTGAAAGTGAAGGAGAAAAGGAGGCTAATCTTTGCTTCATGACAAATATGGAAGACTCCCAAGAGGTATGTTCCACTTCTCATTCATgcaattcttcttcttcttgttcatcttctcattcttttgaTGATGTTTTATTGGATGATAAGAATGAGCTCTTACAAAACAtgtttttaaaactaaacttttataaaaacaaatgTTCTAGCTTAGAGGAAGaccttaaaatttcaaagaagGAAATTGCCTCTTTAAAAGTTCCCAATGATGACTTAAGGAAATCATTGGATGatgtttcaaaagaaattttttttaaagagaataattctttgaaaaataaagttgacgAGCTTAGGAACtcaattttagaatttcaCAAGGGGAAAGAGTCTCTTGACACATTAGTTATGTCTCAAAGACCTCCCCTTGTGAGACATGGACATGGGTTCCAAGGAGCTTCATCATCCTCATCTTATAAAACAATATTTATCAAAGCCACTCAACCACAAGCATTTTAGAGAAACTTAAATGAAGTTTCAAAGAGCAATACACACACTAGACCTCCCATTATAAAGAAACGGAAGGGTACACATGTTCTAAAGTCTAAGCCAAGAGGAATAAAGCATGCATTCATGTATAAGAacacaaatattaataaatctcATTCATGCATTTGTGAAGGTAATCATATGAGGTCCAAGCCTCAAGCAAAAGTGGTTAAAAAGACCAATTCAAATCCcattaaaaattctaagaTCACTTGCCATTATTGCATGAGAATTGGACATATCAATGTGAAatgcaaaataagaaaaatgcataaattttCTTGAATGAGTTTTTCAATGCTAACCCCAAAGGACCCAAACTTATTTGGGTACCTAAAATTAAGTGAATTGACTCTTCTCTGTAGGTGTATCTTAAATCCATAAGTACAAATCTTTAGCATGTTGATAGTGGATGTCAAGGCATATAACGGGTGAAAAAAGTCTCTTTGTGAATGTCAAGAACTATAAAAGAGGCAAAGTAACATTTGGAGATAATGCCAAAGGTAAGGTAATTGCCATCAGCTCCATTGGTAAGGATGGTAAATCTTTCATTGATGACGTTCTCCTAGTTGATGGTttgaaacataatttattaactataaGTCAATTGTGTGATAAAAGGAACAAAGTCACTTTTGACTCCAAAGAATGTCTTATCAATTCCCTAGTGGATGACAAAGTGATAgtcaaagaagaaagaaatggcAATACCTACACAATTGACCTACACAAAGTTGCTAATCAATCTTTCAAGTGTCTTATGTCTATTAGTTATGAATCTTGGCTATGGCATAGAAGACTTGGACATGAAAGCATGGAGCTTCTAGACAAGTTAGCCAAACAAGAGCTAGATAATGGAGTTCCCAAAGTGAAGTTCATTAAAGACAAGCCTTGTGAACCATGTCAAAATGGGAAAACAATATCTATCatcttttaaatctaaaactaTTGTAAGTACTTCTAAACCACTTCAACTATTACATATGGATTTGTATGGACCTACTAGAGTAGCAAGTTTAGGTGGAAAGTCATATGCATTtgtgattgttgatgattactcTATATTTACTTAGATTAAATTCCTTACTCATAAGAATGAAGCATTTAATGTTTTCAAGTCTTTTgcaaaatttattcaaaatgaAAAGGGTATTTGATTTTCTCTATAAGGAGTGATCatggaaaaaaatttgaaaatgatctcTTTGAAAACCTttataaagaatttgaaatgtCTTACAATTTTTCATCTCCTAGAACTCCACAGCAAAATGGAAATTCAAGAAGATCAACATAATCAAGATGTAACTCAAGATCCCCAATAGATGAAAATCTCTCAAAATCTTACCCATGCTTAAAACTTCAAAAAGATCATCCTCCTACTCAAGTCATTGGAAACTTATCAAAAGGTGTAAGTACTTGTTCTAGATTAGTAGCTTTAAATAATATAGcctttatttcttaaattgagCCAAGGACCATTGATGAGGCTCTAAGTGATAAGATTGGGTGATTGCTATGCaggatgaactcaaccaatttgagaaaaataagtGTGGAAACATCTTCCTAGATCCAAGGATAACCAAATTATAGGTTGTAAATGGGTGTTTAGAAATAAGCTAGATGAGCAAGGCTCTCACTAGAAACAAAGCAAGATTGGTTGCAAAAGGTTACAACCAAGAGGAAGGCATTGATAATGATGAGACCTTTGCTCCGGTTGCTAGATTAGAAGCTATTAGGATGCTTTTAGCATATGCATGTCGCATgaactttaaattatttcaaatggatgtgaaaGTGCTTTTTAAAATGGTTTCATTGAGGAGGAGGTTTCTATTCAACAACCTCccgattttgaaaatcaaagtttcctaatcatgtttttaaaattttaactcacttttatatttaaccgCCTCCAAACCCGGTATTATGTATAGTATTTGTCTTTGTGCTAGATTTCAATCTTGTCCAAAAGAGTCTTATTTAAATActgtaaaaagaattttgaaatacTTGTATGAAACCCTGAATTTAGGACTTTGGTATCCTAGGGAATCATCCTTTGATATAATAGGTTATTCAGATGCCAATTATGCTAGTAGTTTATTAGATAGAAAGAGCACCTCCAGAACTTGCCATCTTTTAGGTGAATGTTTAGTGTTTTGGTTTAGTAAGAAACAAGTCTCGGTTGCATACTCCACTGTAGAAGCCAAATATGTGGCGGTGGCTTATTGTTGTGCTCAAATCCTTTGGGATGAAGCaacaattaaaagattatGGGAGAGAGGTTGATCAAATTCCTATCAAATGTGACAATACTAGTGCTATAAAGCTTTCTAAGAATCTTATTCAACACTTCAGGAGTAAGCACATAGGTATTAGGCACCATTTTTTGAGAGATCATCTTCAAAATGGTAATGTAGTACTAGAGTATATTGGTTCAAACAACTAGCTGATATTTTCAGTAAGCTCTTAAATGAGGAGAgaatgaatttcataaaaagagaACTAGGAATGATAGATGGAAGCACCTTAGCTTAAATTTTTTCCTTTGTGTGCTAATTACGtatgtctttttatttgtgaTGCTTGTACTTGTGCATTTTTCATGGTTGTGTAGTTTTTAAGTATTGAAGTTGTCTTTGCACTAGATCACTTTCAATCTTTATGCATTTCAATGCTTATACATTAAATTATGTGATCAATTTGAATGGTGCATGTTCATTTAAGTATTTTGCATTTTTTGCttgaaattgcaaaaagaTCGCTCGGGATTCCTCAACGCGACCACAGTTTCTTAAAACTATAGCCGTTATaactattttttcaaaagtGCGACCACACTTCTTAAGTACACTCGTGCTTCTCCTTGATTTTAGTAAAAAACTAGCCgttacaaaatttttaaaaatggaTTTTAATGTAAAACTAGCCGTTTCTATAAAGCCATATTTTATACTATTGCGTCACTTTTTACACATTTAATCATTTGAGCTTTTAAGAATCCTTTCACtcttctttaaaaattatgaaatctCTCTTCTACTTCTTCAAGACAAGTATGTGTCCAAGAAAGGCTATTAAAATAAGCTCTTCTTCATCAGAATCAATCATAGAAAGAATGAAGGGTGTGAATGATGAAGCAAGGATAAAGTACATGACCATCAAGAGGAAAGAAACCCAACCTAGTAGGTTCTTTGACAAAGAGGTCCTCATAAGACTTGGCATATCTCAAGAGGTAAACACACTTCTTGAAAATGTAGGGCTTAGAGACTTCTTCCTAACCCAAACCTTAGAAATAGCATTTGAGAATCTTactaagaaatttttttctacCGTAGTGATTAACAAAAAGGGAGATGAGGATGACTATTATAGGACAGAGTTTAGAATCCTTGGAGAGAGGAGAACCCTTTCTAGAATCCAATTCTCTTCTATCTTTGGTTTTCAAGAAAGAAGCCATTTCTCAATTATTGAAAACCTTATAGAAatgcttctttcttttttctaattttagagGCAAATATCCATTAAAGAAACCCATTCTAAAGACTCATTCTTCAAAGACCTCAAATCCTTAACACATCGGGTAGTGCATAGGATGATAGCCACCAACATCCATGCGAGGGATAACAGGGTTGAGAAAGTTCCACAGAAGGACCTCCTTTTCCTCTATGTGATGATCCATGGTAAGCGCATCCTTACCTTCAAATTCTTTCTTGgtcatcttcttcatcttgGCAATACTCAAAAGGGTGCCATTCTTGTCTCCTCACATGTCACCAAAATTTCCAAG
The Ricinus communis isolate WT05 ecotype wild-type chromosome 1, ASM1957865v1, whole genome shotgun sequence DNA segment above includes these coding regions:
- the LOC125369836 gene encoding uncharacterized protein LOC125369836, producing MKLKDPGSFTIPYFIGNLNVNNALADLGASISVMPYKLFKKSGLGEPKPILMSVQLADKSFVYSRGVIEDVLVNFQKFIFPVDFVIMDMDEDVDVSLILGRPFLATTRAIIVVHDGKLILRVEDEQLTFQPPNSMKHPLALNDMDSSDDMIEHETKQEKLETSKAVEQLVYLEAGKLIKKWRFKVVEMPNKERMKPPIKDLPTLKLKQFPSHLEYAYLVEMIKLLDAG